Below is a genomic region from Zea mays cultivar B73 chromosome 9, Zm-B73-REFERENCE-NAM-5.0, whole genome shotgun sequence.
AGATGAGGAGCAGGGAATGGACATGTTCCAAGTATTCCTGGGAGGTGAGCCGATGGGCCGTGGTCAGTGGTGGGTCTTGTTGTCTGTTCTGTTCCACAAGTCCCGTGGAGTGCAGTCAACAAACAACTAGAGGTGGTGGCGTGGTGCTCTCGTCTCATCCATTCACCCTCCCGGCAGGCACACACATGGAAAAACTCGTACCAAATAGCAATAGCTGACTAAGCCTTGTGTTTCCGTGTATGGGTTATGTTAATTGTGTGTGCTTTCAGATGCTACAACACTGTCTAGCTACTGCACTAGTTTTGGTTTGCTTCACACACATATATAAAGCCCGCCAGCATCGTCCGTAGTTAAGTTGTTTTGGATACTAGTGAATATACGCGGTATATAAATACCTGTAGGTTGCTCGTGTCTTACTACAGTTTCTATATCTATAATTTCTACCTTTTTTAAAACCCAAATAAATATGTATCCTAGTGGTTAGAAAATAGGGAAAATGAGTCTAGAAGATAGAAGGTTAGGGTTCGAACCTCACGCTTTTTTTGTATTTTTCTGGTGGTACGCACGAAGGGGGACATGAACCCACTTAAATATGTAGAGATCTATCTTCTATAGAACATAAACAAATATGCAATTCAGTGGTTAGGAGCTAAGTCTAGGAGATAGAGGGTTAAGGTTTTGAGCCTTAAGTGTGGAAGGGAGACGCGAGAATAAATTCTCACTTAAATAGACACATATAGCTTGGTTTACGTCAAACATATATATAGCCACTACTATAGTTTTTGTCTTTAGAGGCGGTTAGGATGCCTCTATAAAGGTGGCTGTCTCTAGTCTTTTCTCTCCATAAATCAGCAATTTCTAGAGGCAGGTGTCAAGTAACTGGATTCGTAGAGGCAACTAGGAAAAATAGCCGCAGCTACAAATTTAATTTCAGATGAGTTACGAGGCTGTTTGGTTCGTTGCTTGTCAATAACTGTTAAAAATATGGCAAGATTCCTTTGGGCAAACATGGCAGAAAATGTGTAGCAATTTTTGGGCATCCAACCAAACATGCCCTACCTCTACAAGTAAGTTTTTCGGACAGTGATGACTTTTCCTGATCGAATCAGTTGCGGCCCAGTGCAAAAGATAATCAAATCGAAAAGATTAACCACTGCCAGCCCAGTTCAAGAAACCAACCAACCAATCGCAATCACATACATGACCGCCGCTCACTAGTCACACCTTCGTTCGGGCCGCTCACTAGTCACACCTTCGTTCGGGCCGCGCCCCGCAAAAtggaatctgaatatccgataCATGTAAAAGCGCAGCCGGCAGCTCGATGCGCATCGACGACTGCTTCGCACTAGTGGGCCTATTCGTCTCCTGACACCCGCCTGAGGCCGGCGCGCAACCATCTAAAGAAAGAGCGAGCAGCCTCCTACTAGTTCGTCTTCGCCTTGTGAGCCTTCTTCTTGCCCTGCCGCTTCGGGATGGAGTTCTTCATGCCCAGGAAGACGAGGAGAGCTCCAACCAGCGCCACGTCCTGCCAAGTTAGCGTCGGCTGATCAGATACTACCACAACAGCATGGCATGGCCATGGCATGGAACCATTTCTGAACGGCGAACCCCATAGTTACCTGGGTGAACTTCGCAAACAGCCGCGCGAATTCTTCCTTCTCCGTGTCGTAGTTGTAGAAGTCGTGAACGATAGGAGTGATCAGAGCGAGGTACAGCAGCTGCGAAAATGAAGTGACTTCATTAGCTAGTAGCTCGGGTAGCGACACGGAGACAAACCAAAAGATCGTATCTGTCGAGATTCACAATAAAAAAAGAACAGTAGATAGATGTCTGTCACCGGAGGCCCATAAGTGACTCCATATAGCATACTATTAGCAATGTGGCCGCAGGAAAGTGACGATGCTTAGCAGACAATGGGCGCTAAATAGAGCAACACAAGGCAATCTGAAAACTATGGCTGACATTTTCAACCCAACGGGAAATAAAACAGCACATGACTACACAGCAATGGTTTTTGCATGACAATGTTTACTAGACAAGGAGGTAATACTCCCATCGTGAGCACATGGAGCAATGAACACCATGAGCCCTGGGAATGTACCATGTGGCGCTATATGCACAGCATTCATTTACAATCAGGGTCATAGAATGAATGTCGAGGTGATTATTTACTTACAATAAGATAGGTGAAAGATCAAAGGAAATAAATAACAGCAGCGCAAGCATCGTACATACCAGGAGATAAGCACCGAGGGAGCTGCTCAAAATAAAAAGGAGACTTCCAAGTCCCTTAAGAGCAATTGTAGCAGCAATCACATGCTTCAACTGGATAAACCAAAAGGAATGATGTAAGCAACATCAATCAATGACCCACAGAATTTACCACAAATCATGTCATGAGGGAAAAAAAAAGCAAATTCTCACCTCAATGTGCGGCACAGCTACTCCCAGATGTGCAGAGATATTTTTTAC
It encodes:
- the LOC100282416 gene encoding nicotiana lesion-inducing like precursor; this translates as MGFVSFVGRVLFVAAFLLSAYQEFNEFGADGGPAAKALQPKFNVFVKNISAHLGVAVPHIELKHVIAATIALKGLGSLLFILSSSLGAYLLLLYLALITPIVHDFYNYDTEKEEFARLFAKFTQDVALVGALLVFLGMKNSIPKRQGKKKAHKAKTN